The DNA window AACAATACATCAAATGGATTGTATACCTTTTCCCCTAGAAAATTGTACCCATTGTACCACTTTTTCATCTCTTCTTTGTCTACCCCTTCTAATAACTCTTTAAATCCTTCTTCTAATTCTTTTTGCGTTATACCACATATGCTCGCATACCTTGGATCAAGTGTTATATCGTTGGATCAAGTGTTATATCGTTTAAATTGTTCAACCCAGAAAATATCGATGCTTTCGAAAATTTGGTTACCCCTGTTATAAATACAAATTTTATATATTCATCTGCATCTTTTATCACTGAATAAAAGTTCTTAAGGCTTTCTCTCATCTCTTTTGCTATCTCTTTCTCTTCTATGTTGTCTAATATCGGCTTGTCATATTCATCTACTAATATCACTACTTTTTCTTTCTCTTTTTTGTATACCTTTTCTATTAATTCTATAAATCTATTCTTTATACTTTTCTCCTCTAGTTTTATATCGTATCCTTCTGCGTGTTTCCTTAATATCATATCCTGTGTTTCTCTTAGTTCTTCCTCTGTTTTATGTACCCCTGCTCCAAAGGATATATAGATAACAGGATATTTTTTACTCCAATCCCAATTCTTCTCAAGGTATAACCCTTTAAATAGTTCCTTTTTTCCCAAAAATGCTTGCCTTAATGTGTCTAAAAATAAGCTCTTTCCAAACCTTCTTGGCCGTGAGAGAAAAAAATATCCCGATG is part of the Thermosipho affectus genome and encodes:
- a CDS encoding AAA family ATPase — protein: MKRLPIGIQSFAKLREDKGFYYVDKTRFIKMLSEETSGYFFLSRPRRFGKSLFLDTLRQAFLGKKELFKGLYLEKNWDWSKKYPVIYISFGAGVHKTEEELRETQDMILRKHAEGYDIKLEEKSIKNRFIELIEKVYKKEKEKVVILVDEYDKPILDNIEEKEIAKEMRESLKNFYSVIKDADEYIKFVFITGVTKFSKASIFSGLNNLNDITLDPTI